A single window of Sporosarcina sp. Marseille-Q4943 DNA harbors:
- a CDS encoding MarR family winged helix-turn-helix transcriptional regulator has translation MSLDGAENIARMEKELRYISGIIKQQGRKILSNYTITPPQFIALQWLFEHGDMTIGDLSNKMYLAFSTTTDLVDRMENNKLVKRVRDEQDRRVVRIHLLGEGERIIEEVIDKRRKYLNAVLEDFSEVEINEFSRLLTKLHKEMIKD, from the coding sequence ATGAGTCTTGACGGCGCCGAGAACATTGCTCGGATGGAAAAGGAACTTCGATATATATCTGGGATCATAAAGCAGCAAGGCCGAAAAATATTAAGCAATTATACAATCACACCTCCTCAATTCATTGCATTGCAATGGTTGTTCGAGCATGGGGACATGACGATTGGCGACTTGTCGAATAAAATGTATCTGGCATTCAGCACGACGACAGATCTTGTCGATCGCATGGAAAACAACAAGCTCGTGAAGAGGGTGCGGGATGAGCAGGACCGTCGTGTCGTGCGCATCCATTTATTAGGTGAGGGTGAACGTATTATCGAAGAAGTAATTGACAAACGACGGAAATATTTAAATGCAGTTCTCGAGGATTTTTCAGAGGTGGAAATAAACGAGTTTTCCCGATTGTTGACAAAACTGCACAAAGAGATGATCAAGGATTGA
- the racE gene encoding glutamate racemase: MKIPKNAPIGVIDSGVGGLTVAKEILHFLPNETIIYIGDDARCPYGPRSVEEVKEFTMEMATALAKMGVKMLVVACNTATAVTLDMLRERFPFPVLGVIEPGARAAVLASTTGKIAVLGTVGTIKSKAYENAISAISEEVDIIPLACPEFVPLVESGQYKQMDIQPIIKRSLQPIAHLEFDTAILGCTHYPLLHDPIKEQLPVGVKIVSSAYETVRDVESTLSGLGLANISGNRNEPIFYTTGQLDGFTSIAIDWLGIENPDVRHIVLSNPGCQ, from the coding sequence TTGAAGATCCCGAAAAATGCACCAATCGGAGTCATTGATTCCGGTGTAGGCGGATTGACCGTCGCAAAAGAAATATTACATTTTTTACCCAATGAAACAATTATTTATATAGGCGATGATGCGCGTTGTCCATACGGGCCACGTTCAGTAGAAGAAGTGAAGGAATTTACGATGGAGATGGCTACTGCACTTGCCAAAATGGGTGTTAAAATGCTGGTAGTCGCTTGCAATACCGCGACAGCCGTGACGCTAGATATGTTGCGAGAAAGGTTCCCTTTCCCCGTGTTAGGAGTAATCGAGCCGGGGGCAAGGGCCGCCGTACTCGCATCAACTACCGGTAAAATTGCGGTGTTAGGGACAGTCGGCACGATCAAAAGCAAGGCGTATGAGAATGCCATCTCCGCCATTTCGGAAGAGGTGGATATTATTCCTCTTGCCTGTCCTGAGTTTGTTCCTCTTGTTGAAAGTGGTCAATACAAACAAATGGACATTCAGCCGATAATAAAACGGTCATTGCAGCCGATAGCACATTTGGAATTTGACACAGCCATTTTAGGCTGCACGCATTATCCACTTCTACATGATCCTATTAAAGAACAATTACCGGTTGGTGTGAAAATCGTATCGTCTGCGTATGAGACGGTGCGAGATGTGGAGAGTACTCTATCCGGCCTAGGCCTTGCAAACATCTCCGGTAATCGAAATGAGCCGATATTTTACACGACCGGACAATTGGATGGCTTTACATCGATCGCAATCGATTGGCTCGGTATTGAAAACCCTGATGTCAGACATATTGTTCTAAGTAACCCCGGCTGCCAATAA
- the rph gene encoding ribonuclease PH produces the protein MRHDGRTAGMGRPVTIDTDYLIHPEGSVLISVGNTKVICTASIEERVPPFLRGSGQGWVTAEYSMLPRATGQRTQRESSRGKVGGRTMEIQRLIGRAMRAVIDLRALGERTIWIDCDVIQADGGTRTASITGAFVAMSIAVSKLVKEKGLTQFPIRDYLAATSVGKTAEGILLLDLDYPEDSTAAVDMNVVMTGAGEFVELQGTGEEATFTRQEMNDLVELAETGIQRLISIQRDVLGEIGTLIGGKDEKER, from the coding sequence ATGAGGCATGATGGAAGAACTGCAGGTATGGGAAGGCCGGTTACGATTGATACGGATTATTTAATCCATCCGGAAGGGTCGGTGCTAATTTCTGTCGGAAATACGAAGGTGATTTGCACGGCATCCATAGAGGAAAGAGTTCCACCGTTTCTAAGAGGAAGTGGACAAGGCTGGGTGACCGCGGAGTATTCAATGCTCCCGCGAGCGACTGGTCAGCGGACTCAACGGGAATCTTCACGTGGAAAAGTTGGCGGAAGAACGATGGAAATCCAGCGTTTGATCGGCCGCGCGATGCGAGCGGTGATAGATCTTCGTGCTCTTGGAGAACGGACAATCTGGATTGACTGCGACGTTATCCAAGCAGATGGGGGGACACGAACAGCTTCCATTACAGGGGCATTTGTCGCTATGAGCATTGCGGTCTCCAAGTTAGTGAAAGAGAAGGGATTAACCCAATTTCCGATCCGTGACTATTTGGCCGCTACCAGCGTAGGGAAGACAGCGGAAGGCATCTTGCTGCTTGATCTCGATTATCCCGAAGACTCGACGGCCGCTGTCGATATGAACGTCGTCATGACGGGGGCAGGGGAATTTGTTGAATTGCAAGGGACTGGCGAGGAAGCGACATTCACCAGACAGGAAATGAATGATCTCGTCGAGCTTGCAGAAACAGGCATCCAACGGCTGATCAGCATCCAAAGAGATGTACTTGGCGAAATTGGAACGCTTATTGGCGGAAAGGATGAGAAAGAACGATGA
- a CDS encoding XTP/dITP diphosphatase — MKKILIATNNKGKAKDFETLFSPYGFEVHTLNDLEQDIDVEETGVTFEENAILKAETVSKLLGIMVIADDSGLEIDKLQGAPGVYSARYAGEPKNDEANIDKVLSELQGVPEEERTARFRCVLAVAGPDRETVTFSGSCDGVILEERRGSNGFGYDPIFYSPVKGRSMAELSPEEKGEISHRGAALRQLKEQLPQMLDLGDAQ, encoded by the coding sequence ATGAAGAAGATATTGATTGCAACAAACAATAAAGGGAAGGCAAAGGATTTTGAAACGCTTTTCAGCCCGTATGGCTTCGAAGTGCACACTTTGAATGACTTGGAACAGGATATCGATGTAGAAGAGACGGGTGTTACATTCGAGGAAAATGCTATTTTGAAGGCTGAAACGGTTTCCAAGCTTCTAGGAATCATGGTCATTGCAGATGATAGTGGTTTGGAAATCGACAAGCTGCAAGGGGCTCCAGGTGTCTATTCTGCGCGTTACGCGGGCGAGCCGAAGAATGACGAGGCGAATATCGACAAGGTGCTTTCAGAGCTTCAGGGAGTGCCTGAGGAGGAGCGTACGGCACGTTTCCGTTGCGTACTTGCCGTAGCAGGACCTGATAGGGAGACGGTAACGTTTTCAGGAAGCTGCGATGGAGTGATTTTAGAAGAGAGAAGAGGTTCGAACGGCTTCGGTTATGATCCAATTTTCTATTCTCCCGTCAAGGGACGTTCGATGGCTGAATTGTCACCGGAGGAAAAAGGTGAAATCTCACATCGGGGTGCGGCACTTCGCCAGTTGAAGGAACAGTTGCCGCAGATGCTGGATTTAGGAGATGCGCAATGA
- a CDS encoding metallophosphoesterase, which produces MKIVVMSDSHGDKETVKAVSALQADAFFHCGDSELSWDDPVLQNIHIVKGNCDRDERFPDSVIIQVGGKKIWMVHGHEHDCKRTMLPLYYGAQEIGADIVLFGHSHSYAAELREGILFVNPGSTLLPRAGNQPSFAEIEWDDGYRIHFKNMDMEPIITAEMKNIAN; this is translated from the coding sequence ATGAAGATCGTTGTAATGAGCGATTCTCATGGCGATAAGGAAACGGTGAAGGCCGTTTCCGCGTTGCAGGCGGATGCATTTTTCCATTGCGGGGATAGTGAATTGTCATGGGACGATCCGGTATTGCAAAACATTCATATTGTGAAGGGTAATTGTGATAGGGATGAGCGTTTTCCGGATTCGGTCATCATTCAAGTGGGCGGCAAAAAAATATGGATGGTGCATGGGCATGAGCATGATTGCAAACGGACAATGCTGCCATTGTATTATGGGGCTCAGGAAATCGGGGCCGACATCGTCTTATTTGGTCATTCCCATTCGTATGCTGCTGAACTGAGGGAGGGGATATTATTCGTCAATCCAGGAAGCACATTGCTTCCGAGGGCAGGCAATCAGCCATCTTTCGCCGAAATAGAATGGGACGACGGATACCGAATTCACTTCAAAAACATGGACATGGAACCTATAATTACAGCGGAAATGAAAAATATCGCAAATTAG
- a CDS encoding tyrosine-type recombinase/integrase yields MATFQQRGKTWQYTISRYTDGKYDPIRKGGFRTRGEAKIAANLIEGEMALGLSPVLSKDVFADYFYEWVKDLKTPKEKVTYERYLNTYETIKESFGRTTLQDMTKRKYQRFLNEYGKTRSYETIRKLNTHIRACVRDAVDEGRIRIDFTRGVEFNSSVVSKRPEERHLNYEESVTLIAEIKNRLDRSLGYYLLLLAIVSGLRFGELCGLKRSDFDFKKNIIKVRQAWDYKEGTGFTSLKNPQSKRDVAIDKVTMDIFKDLFSKLPPNIYETVFFNPQSIKGTLTNEATNKLLRNTLNRLGIQPITIHGLRHTHISVLLYKGVSIQFISERAGHKDIETTLKYYSHVLKEMRKEEEEKSVSIMTALHA; encoded by the coding sequence ATGGCTACATTTCAACAGAGGGGAAAGACATGGCAATACACCATCAGTCGATACACTGATGGAAAATATGATCCTATTCGAAAAGGTGGGTTTCGCACGAGAGGAGAGGCAAAAATAGCGGCCAACCTAATCGAGGGTGAAATGGCACTGGGTTTATCCCCTGTTTTATCGAAAGACGTTTTTGCGGACTATTTCTACGAATGGGTAAAGGATTTAAAGACACCAAAAGAAAAAGTCACATATGAGCGCTACCTAAATACGTATGAAACTATAAAAGAATCATTTGGCAGGACAACACTTCAAGACATGACAAAACGAAAATATCAACGATTTTTGAATGAATATGGGAAAACACGCTCTTATGAAACGATAAGGAAATTAAATACGCATATAAGGGCCTGTGTGAGGGATGCAGTCGACGAGGGAAGAATCCGGATAGACTTTACCCGGGGAGTGGAATTCAACAGCAGCGTCGTTTCTAAGAGGCCTGAAGAGCGTCACCTGAATTATGAAGAGAGTGTAACATTGATTGCCGAAATAAAGAATCGGTTGGATAGGAGTTTAGGATATTATTTATTATTACTTGCGATAGTGTCGGGTTTGAGATTCGGGGAACTATGTGGGTTGAAAAGAAGCGATTTCGATTTTAAGAAGAACATCATAAAGGTGAGACAGGCTTGGGACTATAAAGAAGGGACTGGATTCACCTCCCTCAAAAACCCTCAATCAAAAAGGGACGTTGCGATAGATAAGGTAACAATGGATATATTCAAAGACCTGTTTTCTAAATTACCACCAAATATATATGAAACTGTATTCTTCAACCCTCAATCAATCAAAGGCACTTTGACAAACGAAGCAACAAACAAACTGCTCCGCAATACATTAAATAGATTAGGGATACAACCGATAACTATTCACGGGTTGCGGCATACGCATATTTCGGTTCTATTATACAAAGGAGTATCAATACAGTTTATATCCGAAAGAGCGGGCCATAAAGATATAGAGACCACTTTGAAGTATTATTCGCATGTCTTAAAAGAGATGCGAAAAGAGGAAGAAGAGAAATCGGTTAGTATAATGACTGCACTGCATGCCTAG
- a CDS encoding ImmA/IrrE family metallo-endopeptidase, with protein sequence MRITNFSLLEEMVLSIYHSLAITDADSFNCDELIALISEKFDISTYYFDEASEANNLGGKYRIFLNENQSPQKIWQDFGHELGHILRHDGHQQFMIELFRDYQEWQAIQFAYHFCIPTFMLNELDLPQLRCEAVWLIANTFNVELNFAAERLDKWLLNRMAIQYSS encoded by the coding sequence TTGAGGATTACAAATTTTAGTCTCTTAGAAGAAATGGTTTTATCGATTTATCATTCACTAGCCATAACTGATGCTGATTCATTTAATTGCGATGAATTGATTGCTTTGATTTCCGAGAAATTTGATATAAGCACTTATTACTTTGACGAGGCAAGCGAGGCAAACAATTTAGGTGGAAAGTATCGGATTTTTTTAAATGAAAATCAAAGCCCTCAAAAGATTTGGCAGGATTTCGGTCATGAACTAGGGCACATTTTAAGGCACGATGGACACCAACAATTCATGATTGAACTATTTCGAGATTATCAAGAATGGCAGGCAATACAGTTTGCTTATCATTTTTGCATACCCACATTTATGTTGAACGAATTAGACTTGCCACAACTACGGTGTGAAGCTGTCTGGCTCATTGCAAATACTTTTAACGTGGAATTAAATTTTGCAGCTGAACGGTTGGACAAATGGTTACTAAACAGAATGGCTATTCAATACAGTTCGTAA
- a CDS encoding helix-turn-helix transcriptional regulator produces MAENLHEKLIALRKERNWTKTDVARKLGIKTLSTYANWEYGTRSPDQHMIKEIATLYNVSIDYLYGHLDNSYPTGDDKDFENAIKDPDLKRWYLELPKSDEEDLMKLRKMWEIIKNEDK; encoded by the coding sequence GTGGCTGAAAACCTTCACGAGAAATTAATAGCTCTGAGGAAAGAAAGAAATTGGACAAAAACTGATGTGGCGAGAAAGTTAGGTATTAAAACATTATCTACCTATGCTAATTGGGAATACGGTACAAGAAGTCCGGATCAACATATGATAAAAGAAATTGCTACACTTTATAACGTTTCTATTGATTACCTATACGGACATTTAGATAATTCCTATCCAACTGGTGATGATAAGGATTTTGAAAACGCGATTAAAGACCCAGATCTCAAAAGATGGTATTTAGAATTACCCAAATCTGATGAGGAAGACTTAATGAAATTGAGGAAAATGTGGGAAATTATTAAAAATGAGGACAAATGA
- a CDS encoding DUF771 domain-containing protein: protein MEQQLSVNLTIPIPNDTVLIRKVELEELRSRELMGVYWSMKDLEKRTGKKSEWLKENILFRPLFRKELDSQNGGFVYYPKGKGQTWSFQASKMAVFLDRNFHLVFR, encoded by the coding sequence GTGGAACAACAGTTATCAGTTAATCTTACAATCCCCATCCCGAACGATACGGTTTTAATCCGAAAGGTGGAACTTGAGGAACTGAGAAGCCGCGAGTTGATGGGTGTCTACTGGAGCATGAAGGATCTAGAAAAAAGGACAGGCAAGAAAAGTGAATGGCTTAAAGAGAATATCCTTTTCAGACCACTCTTTAGAAAAGAGCTCGACAGTCAGAATGGTGGATTTGTGTATTATCCAAAAGGCAAAGGACAGACTTGGTCATTTCAAGCATCTAAGATGGCTGTTTTCCTGGACAGAAATTTTCATCTCGTTTTTCGATAA